A region from the Flavobacterium enshiense genome encodes:
- a CDS encoding superoxide dismutase yields the protein MAFELPQLPYAYDALEPHIDARTMEIHHSKHHNAYITNLNAAIAGTDLEGKSIEDILKNLDMNNMAVRNNGGGHYNHTMFWEIMAPNAGGLPTGELAEAINTAFGSFEQFKAEFAKAGATRFGSGWAWLCVKDGKLEVCSTPNQDNPIMPGVPCGGQPILGMDVWEHAYYLNYQNRRPDYIEAFFNVINWAEVARRYAAAK from the coding sequence ATGGCATTCGAATTACCACAGTTACCATATGCATATGACGCCTTGGAGCCTCATATTGATGCAAGAACAATGGAAATCCACCATTCAAAACACCACAACGCTTATATCACCAACTTAAATGCCGCTATTGCCGGAACAGATTTAGAAGGAAAATCTATCGAGGATATCCTTAAAAATCTTGACATGAACAATATGGCAGTTCGTAACAACGGTGGCGGACACTACAACCACACTATGTTTTGGGAAATCATGGCTCCAAATGCCGGAGGCCTTCCTACAGGTGAGTTAGCTGAGGCTATCAACACGGCTTTTGGTTCTTTCGAACAATTCAAAGCAGAATTTGCTAAAGCCGGAGCAACCCGTTTTGGTTCAGGATGGGCTTGGTTGTGTGTGAAAGACGGTAAATTGGAGGTTTGTTCTACGCCAAACCAAGACAATCCAATCATGCCGGGAGTACCTTGCGGTGGTCAGCCTATTTTAGGAATGGACGTTTGGGAGCACGCATACTACTTAAACTACCAAAACAGAAGACCGGATTATATTGAGGCTTTTTTCAACGTAATTAACTGGGCAGAAGTTGCAAGAAGATACGCAGCTGCGAAATAA
- the kbl gene encoding glycine C-acetyltransferase produces the protein MYGKIKEHLQNELNAIQENGLYKKERIITSPQGAEIKISTGETVLNFCANNYLGLSSHPEVVQAAKDALDTHGFGMSSVRFICGTQDIHKTLEKKIADFYGTEDTILYAAAFDANGGVFEPLLGEEDCIISDSLNHASIIDGVRLCKAARYRYENNNMEDLEKQLIQANAEGRRFKLIVTDGVFSMDGLVAPLDKICDLADKYDAMVMVDECHAAGFIGATGKGTLEAKGVMGRVDIITGTLGKALGGAMGGYTTAKKEVIEILRQRSRPYLFSNSLAPSIVGASIKVFELLEKDTALRDKLEWNTNYFKDGMKKAGFDIIDGDSAIVPVMLYDAKLSQVMADELLKKGIYVIGFFFPVVPKDKARIRVQLSAAHTQEHLDKAINAFTEVGKMLKVI, from the coding sequence ATGTACGGAAAAATTAAAGAGCATTTGCAAAACGAACTGAATGCGATTCAGGAAAACGGATTGTATAAGAAAGAGCGCATCATAACCTCGCCTCAGGGTGCAGAAATTAAGATTTCAACTGGAGAGACGGTTTTGAATTTTTGTGCGAATAATTATTTAGGGTTATCGTCACACCCGGAAGTAGTTCAGGCAGCTAAGGATGCTTTGGATACGCATGGTTTCGGGATGTCATCGGTGCGTTTCATTTGCGGGACGCAGGATATTCATAAAACCCTGGAAAAAAAGATAGCCGATTTTTACGGAACAGAAGATACGATTTTGTACGCTGCAGCTTTTGATGCCAATGGAGGAGTATTCGAACCTTTGTTGGGCGAGGAAGATTGTATTATTTCGGACAGTTTAAACCATGCTTCCATTATTGATGGGGTGCGCTTGTGTAAAGCGGCTCGTTACCGTTATGAAAATAACAACATGGAAGATTTGGAAAAACAACTAATTCAGGCTAATGCCGAAGGACGTCGTTTCAAATTGATAGTTACTGACGGTGTGTTCTCTATGGACGGATTAGTAGCGCCATTGGATAAGATCTGTGACTTGGCTGACAAATATGATGCGATGGTCATGGTGGACGAATGCCATGCTGCCGGTTTCATCGGAGCTACAGGAAAAGGAACTCTTGAAGCTAAAGGTGTAATGGGACGTGTGGATATTATCACGGGGACTTTAGGAAAAGCCCTTGGTGGCGCCATGGGAGGTTATACGACAGCTAAGAAGGAAGTCATTGAAATTTTACGTCAGCGTTCCCGTCCGTATTTGTTTTCCAATTCGTTAGCGCCTTCTATTGTGGGAGCGTCGATTAAAGTTTTTGAGCTGTTGGAAAAAGATACTGCTTTACGCGATAAACTGGAATGGAACACCAACTACTTTAAAGACGGAATGAAGAAAGCCGGATTTGATATTATTGACGGTGATTCAGCTATTGTTCCGGTTATGTTGTACGATGCGAAATTATCGCAGGTAATGGCGGATGAACTGCTTAAAAAAGGAATTTATGTAATTGGGTTTTTCTTCCCAGTGGTGCCTAAAGATAAAGCCCGAATCCGTGTGCAATTATCAGCAGCTCACACACAAGAACATCTTGATAAGGCAATTAATGCATTTACAGAAGTTGGAAAAATGTTAAAAGTGATATAA
- a CDS encoding PD-(D/E)XK nuclease family protein, which yields MTQFSFLDKVSHEIVSQFGDRLSEITIILPNKRARVFLLESLKKQLDQTVFAPDIISIEDFIQDVAGIRSVDSIELLFEFYEVYRSVTPSEKQQEFELFANWGKTLLQDFNEIDRYLLKPNHVFSYLKDIEVLKRWDLQPSQTTVLIDNHLEFWSHLPKYYETLYLHLKNRGIGYQGLIYREAVENLHYFSESLGNKQLVFAGFNALNQAEEKIIQQLLFNEQANIFWDIDAAFLNDGLHDAGLFIRRFKKEWKQFVNQPFEWITTEFSQQKNIQIIGTPKTIGQAKIAGKIIEGIQANGESLDKTALVLGEENLLLPALYALPNTVESLNITMGYGSKNNPAQILISKLFKLHANALQRSETSYTFYYKEVLDILTHPLVEPYSNASSVIRIINQNNITFLSQKKFLELNQNTSELFQLLFERWDNDIVTVLNRLSSIILSIKSFLGNDTEEEKVTKAFLYSIFKTINKLINYQEKYGQIDSVAMLHSVYKQIIDLAEVSFEGEPLSGLQIMGVLESRVLDFDNVIITSMNEGVFPAGKSTNSFIPYDVKRELGLPTYKEKDAIYCYHFYHLLLRAKNIYLLYNTESEGLDAGEKSRFITQLEIEKQPNHIITHQIYNAYLPEKAYEPIVVPKSKRVMERLKEIATGRGFSPSGLTSYIRNPIQFYNQRVLRISEVEEVEENIALNTLGTIIHGALEELYTPFLNRFLSVEIISEMLSKANAEVEKQFREVYKEGEIKKGKNLLAFEVAKRNVFNFLNEEKRLIENGDAVKVLALETSLERILDDNRLPYPVKIAGNVDRIEQRNGKIRIIDYKTGKVELKSVQLKDWAGLTADIKNDKIIQLLCYAFMFEKQKSGMEMEAGIISFKNMKAGFLPFAVKEDKNADVVIDEAVLEDFKIEVVNLINEILDAEIPFEEELE from the coding sequence ATGACACAATTTTCATTCCTTGATAAAGTAAGCCATGAGATAGTTTCTCAATTTGGAGATCGTCTTTCCGAAATAACCATAATACTACCAAACAAAAGGGCTCGTGTTTTTCTTTTAGAGTCATTAAAAAAGCAGTTGGATCAAACTGTTTTTGCTCCAGATATAATCAGTATTGAAGATTTTATACAGGATGTCGCCGGAATCCGAAGTGTCGACTCCATAGAGTTGCTTTTTGAGTTTTACGAGGTTTATCGTTCGGTAACGCCTTCAGAGAAGCAACAAGAATTCGAGTTATTTGCTAATTGGGGCAAAACCTTATTGCAGGATTTCAATGAAATCGACCGTTATTTACTAAAACCCAATCATGTTTTCTCTTATCTGAAAGATATTGAGGTGTTAAAACGTTGGGATTTGCAGCCGTCTCAAACTACTGTGCTAATCGATAATCATCTGGAATTCTGGAGCCACCTGCCGAAATATTATGAGACTTTATATCTTCATTTAAAAAATAGAGGGATTGGGTATCAGGGATTGATTTATCGCGAAGCTGTGGAAAACCTCCACTATTTCTCCGAATCATTGGGAAATAAACAGCTGGTCTTTGCCGGTTTCAATGCCCTGAATCAGGCGGAAGAAAAAATCATTCAGCAGTTACTGTTTAACGAACAGGCTAATATTTTTTGGGATATTGATGCGGCTTTCTTAAATGATGGACTGCATGATGCCGGTTTGTTCATCCGCAGGTTCAAAAAGGAATGGAAGCAGTTTGTCAATCAGCCGTTCGAATGGATTACTACCGAATTCAGTCAGCAGAAGAATATTCAAATCATTGGTACGCCGAAAACTATAGGTCAGGCAAAAATTGCGGGTAAGATTATTGAGGGAATTCAGGCCAATGGCGAAAGTCTGGACAAAACAGCACTTGTTCTTGGTGAGGAAAACCTGTTATTGCCGGCTTTATATGCACTTCCTAATACAGTGGAAAGTCTCAATATTACCATGGGATATGGCAGCAAGAACAACCCCGCACAAATTCTAATCAGCAAACTTTTTAAGTTGCATGCAAATGCACTGCAGCGTAGTGAAACAAGTTATACGTTTTACTACAAGGAAGTTTTAGATATACTCACTCATCCTCTGGTGGAGCCTTACAGTAATGCTTCTTCCGTTATTCGGATTATCAACCAAAATAATATTACGTTTCTTTCGCAGAAGAAATTCCTCGAGCTTAATCAGAATACATCTGAATTGTTTCAATTGTTATTTGAACGTTGGGATAATGATATTGTCACGGTTCTAAATCGATTGTCCTCAATAATTTTGAGTATAAAATCGTTTTTGGGTAATGATACCGAAGAAGAAAAGGTAACTAAAGCGTTCCTGTATTCGATTTTCAAAACCATTAATAAACTGATTAACTATCAGGAGAAATACGGTCAAATCGATTCGGTAGCGATGCTTCATTCCGTTTACAAGCAGATTATCGATTTAGCCGAAGTTTCCTTTGAAGGCGAACCGCTTTCAGGGCTTCAGATTATGGGGGTGTTGGAAAGCCGTGTTTTGGATTTTGACAATGTGATTATCACTTCTATGAATGAAGGTGTGTTCCCGGCCGGAAAATCGACGAATTCCTTTATTCCGTATGATGTGAAACGTGAATTGGGGCTGCCGACCTATAAAGAAAAAGACGCTATCTACTGCTATCACTTCTATCATCTGCTGTTGCGTGCCAAGAACATATATCTGTTGTACAATACAGAAAGTGAAGGATTGGATGCAGGGGAAAAAAGCCGTTTCATAACACAGCTTGAAATCGAAAAACAACCAAATCATATAATTACGCATCAGATTTACAATGCCTATTTGCCGGAGAAAGCCTATGAACCAATCGTGGTCCCGAAATCAAAACGCGTGATGGAACGCCTGAAGGAAATAGCTACCGGTAGAGGTTTTTCGCCTTCGGGTCTGACGAGTTACATTCGCAATCCAATACAATTTTACAATCAGCGTGTATTGCGGATTTCAGAAGTGGAAGAAGTGGAAGAAAACATTGCTTTGAATACGCTTGGGACTATCATTCACGGTGCGTTGGAGGAATTGTATACACCGTTTCTGAATCGTTTTCTGTCGGTTGAAATTATAAGCGAAATGCTTTCCAAAGCGAATGCTGAAGTCGAAAAACAATTCCGTGAAGTGTATAAGGAAGGAGAAATCAAAAAAGGGAAAAACCTACTGGCTTTTGAGGTGGCCAAACGCAATGTCTTCAATTTTTTAAACGAGGAAAAAAGACTGATTGAAAATGGTGATGCGGTTAAAGTACTGGCATTGGAAACTTCTTTAGAGCGAATTCTGGATGACAATCGATTACCTTATCCTGTAAAAATTGCCGGAAATGTTGACCGTATCGAGCAACGTAACGGTAAAATCAGAATAATCGATTACAAAACCGGAAAAGTAGAACTGAAAAGCGTTCAATTGAAAGATTGGGCAGGATTGACGGCGGACATTAAAAATGATAAGATCATCCAGTTGTTGTGTTATGCTTTTATGTTTGAAAAGCAAAAGAGCGGTATGGAAATGGAAGCCGGAATTATTTCCTTCAAAAATATGAAAGCAGGTTTTTTGCCTTTTGCCGTCAAGGAAGATAAAAACGCAGATGTCGTGATTGATGAGGCGGTTTTAGAGGATTTTAAAATCGAAGTAGTGAACTTAATCAATGAGATTCTCGATGCTGAAATTCCTTTTGAGGAGGAGTTGGAGTAA
- a CDS encoding OmpA family protein, whose protein sequence is MKHLNKLFVAALMFAGLNSQAQDSNNPWAITFGANAMDGGRVSAASSIEDQFSQYFNAKDYWNIIPSISYVNVSRLVGNNISFGITGSVNRIDKFVGERPTIPGDYPVTNPGDLMYYGIDGIIKYSFLKGWFDPYVHVGGGYTFMGDASAGTVNGGLGMNFWFTDQVGLTLQSTYKQSFDDTRTPDYDVASHMQHFLGLSFKIGGKDTDGDGIYDKDDACPEVAGLKEFQGCPDTDADGIADKDDSCPEVAGPKELNGCPDTDGDGIADKDDACPEVAGPAAMNGCPDTDGDGVADNVDKCVDVKGPAENAGCPWPDSDKDGVADKDDKCPDVMGTVANNGCPELSEAVMKSLNDYAKTILFVTNKATFQQRSYAVLKNITAILKEYPEAKFSIEGHTDSDGNDKYNLKLSEDRAAAVKNYLIENGIAADRLSSKGFGESKPIDSNKTKAGKANNRRVEVKLVK, encoded by the coding sequence ATGAAACATCTAAACAAATTATTTGTTGCTGCTCTTATGTTTGCGGGTTTAAACTCTCAGGCGCAGGATAGTAACAATCCTTGGGCGATCACATTCGGTGCGAACGCTATGGACGGCGGTAGAGTGAGTGCTGCTTCTAGCATAGAAGATCAGTTTTCTCAGTATTTTAATGCTAAAGATTATTGGAATATTATTCCTTCAATATCTTATGTTAACGTATCAAGACTTGTTGGAAACAATATCTCCTTTGGTATTACGGGATCAGTAAACAGAATTGATAAATTTGTTGGAGAGAGACCTACTATTCCTGGAGATTACCCTGTAACAAATCCTGGGGATTTGATGTACTACGGAATCGACGGTATTATCAAATACAGCTTCTTAAAAGGTTGGTTTGATCCGTATGTTCACGTTGGTGGAGGTTATACTTTCATGGGTGATGCTTCTGCAGGTACTGTGAATGGTGGTTTGGGGATGAACTTCTGGTTTACGGACCAAGTAGGTTTGACTTTACAATCAACATATAAACAATCATTCGACGATACAAGAACTCCTGATTATGATGTGGCTTCACACATGCAACATTTCTTGGGTCTTTCTTTCAAAATTGGAGGTAAAGATACTGACGGTGACGGAATCTATGATAAAGATGACGCTTGTCCGGAAGTTGCTGGTTTAAAAGAATTCCAAGGATGTCCTGATACTGATGCTGACGGAATCGCTGATAAAGACGATTCTTGTCCTGAAGTAGCTGGTCCAAAAGAATTAAACGGTTGTCCTGATACTGACGGTGACGGAATCGCTGATAAAGACGATGCTTGTCCTGAAGTAGCTGGTCCTGCTGCAATGAACGGTTGTCCTGATACTGACGGTGACGGTGTTGCTGATAACGTTGATAAGTGTGTTGACGTTAAAGGTCCTGCTGAAAACGCTGGTTGTCCTTGGCCAGATTCTGACAAAGACGGTGTAGCTGATAAAGATGACAAGTGTCCGGATGTAATGGGTACTGTAGCTAACAACGGATGTCCAGAGTTAAGCGAAGCGGTTATGAAATCGTTGAACGATTACGCTAAGACAATCTTGTTCGTAACCAATAAAGCTACGTTCCAACAAAGATCTTACGCTGTATTGAAAAACATCACTGCGATCTTGAAAGAATACCCAGAGGCTAAATTCTCTATCGAAGGTCACACTGATAGCGACGGTAATGACAAATACAACTTGAAGTTGTCTGAAGACAGAGCTGCTGCGGTTAAAAATTACTTAATCGAAAACGGTATCGCTGCTGATAGATTGTCATCTAAAGGTTTCGGTGAATCTAAACCAATCGATTCAAACAAAACTAAAGCTGGTAAAGCTAACAACAGACGTGTAGAAGTTAAATTAGTAAAATAA
- a CDS encoding amidophosphoribosyltransferase, with protein MSDALKHECGIALLRLKKPLEFYKEKYGTAFYGVQKMYLLMEKQHNRGQDGAGLASIKLDMEPGERYISRVRSNQAQPIQDIFAQINQRINEELKQNPEYQDNVALQKENVPYIGELFLGHVRYGTFGKNSIESVHPFLRQNNWMHRNLIVAGNFNMTNVKELFQDLVRLGQHPKEMADTVTVMEKIGHFLDDEVDELYKDCKNEGLSKREASPVIAERLDVGRILRRASKNWDGGYAMAGLLGHGDAFVTRDPAGIRPAFYYQDDEIVVVASERPVIQTVFNVPFESIQEITPGHAIIVKKDGRVIDEQIREALPLKACSFERIYFSRGSDAEIYQERKDLGKLIMPAVLEAVENDTDNTVFSYIPNTAETSFYGMVEAANDFLNQRKINDILANKESLSAEKLQKILSVKLRSEKIAIKDVKLRTFITEDSSRDDMVAHVYDVTYGVVKPTDNLVIIDDSIVRGTTLQKSIIKMMDRLQPKKLVIVSSAPQIRYPDCYGIDMAKLEGLVAFRAAMELLKERNLMHIVEDVYKKSKAQENFHDSEVVNYVKEIYDPFTDQEISDKIAEMLTESSVKTEVKIIFQTVENLHTACPKNLGDWYFTGNYPTDGGNRVVNRAFMNYYEGKDARAY; from the coding sequence ATGAGCGACGCTTTAAAACACGAGTGTGGCATTGCACTTTTAAGATTGAAAAAGCCATTGGAATTCTACAAAGAAAAATATGGCACCGCTTTTTACGGGGTACAGAAAATGTACCTTTTAATGGAAAAACAACACAATCGTGGTCAGGACGGAGCAGGTCTTGCCAGTATTAAACTGGATATGGAACCCGGAGAACGCTACATCAGCCGTGTGCGTTCCAATCAGGCGCAGCCTATTCAGGATATTTTCGCACAAATTAATCAGCGTATCAATGAAGAGTTGAAACAGAATCCTGAATACCAGGATAATGTTGCGCTTCAGAAAGAGAACGTTCCCTATATTGGCGAATTGTTTTTAGGGCACGTTCGTTACGGGACTTTCGGTAAAAACAGCATAGAAAGTGTACACCCGTTTTTGCGTCAGAACAACTGGATGCACCGTAATCTGATTGTGGCCGGAAACTTCAATATGACTAACGTTAAAGAGCTTTTCCAGGATTTGGTACGTTTAGGTCAGCATCCGAAAGAAATGGCAGATACCGTTACGGTAATGGAGAAAATTGGCCATTTCCTTGATGATGAAGTTGATGAATTGTATAAGGATTGTAAAAACGAAGGTTTAAGTAAAAGAGAAGCTTCTCCGGTTATTGCTGAGAGATTGGATGTAGGAAGAATTTTAAGAAGAGCTTCCAAAAACTGGGATGGTGGTTATGCCATGGCTGGATTATTAGGTCACGGAGACGCTTTTGTAACACGTGATCCGGCTGGAATCCGTCCGGCTTTCTACTATCAGGATGATGAAATCGTAGTAGTAGCTTCGGAAAGACCGGTTATCCAAACCGTTTTCAATGTTCCTTTCGAATCCATTCAGGAAATCACACCGGGACATGCTATTATCGTTAAAAAAGACGGTCGTGTAATCGACGAACAAATTCGCGAAGCCTTACCGTTGAAAGCCTGTTCTTTTGAAAGAATCTATTTCTCCCGAGGAAGTGATGCCGAAATTTATCAGGAGCGTAAGGATTTAGGTAAATTAATCATGCCGGCGGTTTTAGAAGCCGTTGAAAATGATACGGACAATACTGTATTTTCTTACATTCCGAATACGGCAGAAACTTCGTTCTACGGAATGGTTGAGGCAGCCAATGATTTCCTTAACCAACGTAAGATCAACGATATTTTAGCGAATAAAGAGTCGCTTTCGGCTGAAAAATTACAGAAAATTTTATCAGTGAAATTGCGCTCGGAAAAAATCGCCATTAAAGACGTAAAACTGAGAACGTTCATTACGGAAGACAGTAGCCGCGATGATATGGTGGCACACGTGTATGACGTAACGTACGGCGTAGTGAAACCAACAGATAATCTTGTTATTATCGATGACAGTATAGTTCGTGGAACTACCTTGCAGAAAAGTATCATCAAAATGATGGACCGATTACAGCCTAAGAAATTAGTGATTGTTTCTTCGGCGCCGCAAATCCGTTATCCGGACTGTTACGGTATCGATATGGCAAAATTGGAAGGATTAGTTGCGTTTCGTGCGGCAATGGAATTGTTGAAAGAACGTAATTTAATGCATATTGTTGAAGACGTTTATAAGAAGTCTAAGGCGCAAGAGAATTTCCATGACAGTGAAGTGGTGAATTACGTGAAAGAAATTTACGATCCATTCACGGATCAGGAAATCTCCGATAAAATTGCGGAGATGCTAACGGAAAGTTCGGTAAAAACAGAAGTGAAAATTATCTTCCAGACGGTTGAAAATTTACATACTGCTTGTCCTAAAAATTTAGGAGACTGGTATTTTACAGGAAATTATCCTACAGATGGCGGTAATCGCGTGGTAAATCGTGCCTTCATGAACTACTATGAAGGTAAAGACGCTCGCGCTTACTAA
- a CDS encoding UvrD-helicase domain-containing protein, whose amino-acid sequence MDKKAFTIYDASAGSGKTYTLVKEYLKILMLANTNDAYKKILAITFTNKAVEEMKSRIVNSLHEFSKEDPSPKAQDFMKDIASETKLSLATIKGKSKAIIKNIIHNYAAFDISTIDKFTHKVIRAFAHDLNLPVTFEVSLETDLLLQEAVDAIVAKAGEDELLTKILVDFSVDKTDNDKSWDVTHELLDVSRLLVNENNRNEISHFHEKTIDEFLIIREKLSEAIRTLESECVALAEEALQLIENNSIDKASFSRGTFPNHLGYIQNGELKSSHKKFFEAEDIQVNKAAKDKAIIESIAPELIAILAKVYKNYEKKNFYTAFQKNITPLSLLNSIAQELDTIQKEKNILSISEFNAIIHNEIQNQPAPFIYERLGERYKHFFIDEFQDTSEMQWHNLVPLIDNALSSEDLSGTQGSLMIVGDPKQSIYRWRGGKAEQFISLSKDENPFSNPDKELVRLGKNYRSFSEVIEFNNAFFAMLADEFSNEDYQDLYRNKSSQEVNSKQGGYVNISFIPKVEKNGDTADEEADDKEQLYLKATLATIEKVKAQGFQYRDVVLLTRKRSSGIALANYLTENDVPILSSETLLIDNATEVKLILNVLRYLKNNNDKEAKAAFLYFIAKNKQAELPIHDFIEVGMTKFSEEALEDWLKESGISISFKNCRKKSLYEAVEIIISTFIKEKSTVSYVQYFMDLVLERDVRTQAGVSDFLEYWENNGVKFSIPSPEGNDAVRIMTIHKSKGLEFPVVIFPFAEEDYARSPRNKMWLELEDETLNIPKALVDTKKEVAEYGENAAQVYEEKSQEELLDNINVLYVALTRAEEQLYIISNKNLTSKGELTNNMSSYFIKYLDFKGVYDDSKMEFEFGDSNRLSAVRDEKEKQPVIEIVNEVFNPKKIKIAQREALMWGTDRMKAIEFGTVVHEILSFVRTKDDVELSLMKAVENGLITESQKPEVREMVSQIVNHPELQLFFEADKKVYNEQNIIKKGTATIKPDRVSVKGDKAYLLDYKTGTHQKKYELQLAEYESALQEMGFSIEKKTLVYIGEKLEVVHL is encoded by the coding sequence TTGGATAAAAAAGCTTTCACCATTTACGATGCCTCGGCCGGTTCCGGAAAAACCTATACGCTGGTAAAAGAGTATTTAAAAATTCTGATGTTGGCCAACACCAACGACGCCTATAAAAAAATCCTCGCCATCACTTTTACCAACAAAGCGGTGGAGGAAATGAAATCCCGTATAGTGAATTCGTTACATGAATTTTCCAAAGAGGATCCGAGTCCAAAAGCGCAGGATTTCATGAAAGATATAGCCTCGGAAACCAAACTTTCTCTGGCAACCATCAAAGGTAAATCGAAAGCGATAATCAAAAATATCATTCACAATTATGCGGCTTTTGATATTTCTACCATTGACAAATTTACTCATAAGGTTATCCGTGCTTTTGCACACGATTTAAATCTTCCCGTAACATTCGAAGTGTCACTGGAAACCGATTTACTTTTGCAGGAAGCTGTTGATGCGATTGTCGCTAAAGCAGGAGAAGACGAACTGTTAACTAAAATTTTGGTTGACTTCTCCGTGGATAAAACCGATAACGATAAGAGCTGGGATGTAACGCATGAATTGCTCGATGTGAGCCGACTTTTGGTCAACGAAAACAACCGTAACGAAATTTCGCATTTCCACGAAAAGACCATTGATGAATTTTTGATAATTCGGGAAAAACTGTCCGAGGCTATAAGAACATTAGAAAGTGAATGTGTGGCTTTGGCCGAAGAAGCGCTACAGTTGATAGAAAACAATAGCATTGATAAAGCATCGTTTTCACGCGGCACCTTCCCTAATCATTTGGGATATATTCAAAATGGTGAATTGAAAAGTTCGCATAAAAAGTTTTTTGAAGCTGAAGATATTCAGGTGAATAAAGCGGCAAAAGATAAAGCCATCATCGAAAGCATAGCGCCGGAACTGATTGCAATTCTGGCCAAAGTGTATAAAAATTACGAAAAGAAGAATTTCTACACTGCTTTTCAGAAAAACATCACACCCTTATCGCTGCTGAACTCGATTGCTCAGGAACTGGACACGATTCAGAAAGAGAAAAACATTTTGTCGATTTCAGAATTCAACGCGATTATTCATAACGAAATCCAGAATCAGCCCGCACCGTTTATTTACGAACGGTTGGGGGAACGATATAAACATTTCTTTATCGACGAATTCCAGGATACTTCCGAAATGCAGTGGCACAATCTGGTTCCGCTGATAGACAATGCGCTTTCCTCCGAAGATTTGTCTGGGACACAAGGCTCATTGATGATTGTGGGCGATCCGAAACAGTCTATTTACCGTTGGCGTGGCGGTAAAGCCGAACAGTTCATCAGTCTGAGTAAAGATGAAAATCCTTTTTCCAATCCGGATAAAGAACTGGTGCGATTGGGAAAAAATTACCGTAGTTTTTCCGAAGTGATTGAATTCAACAATGCGTTTTTTGCGATGCTGGCCGATGAATTTTCCAATGAGGATTATCAGGATTTGTACCGAAACAAAAGCAGTCAGGAAGTCAACAGCAAGCAAGGCGGTTATGTGAATATTTCTTTTATTCCGAAAGTGGAAAAAAATGGCGATACGGCTGATGAAGAAGCAGACGATAAAGAACAGTTGTATTTGAAAGCGACCTTAGCCACCATCGAAAAAGTGAAAGCGCAAGGGTTTCAGTATAGAGATGTTGTTTTACTTACGCGGAAGCGCTCATCGGGTATTGCGCTTGCCAATTATTTAACGGAAAACGATGTTCCGATTCTGTCTTCGGAAACCTTGCTGATTGATAATGCCACCGAAGTAAAACTGATTCTGAATGTACTTCGTTATCTGAAAAACAACAACGATAAGGAAGCTAAAGCGGCATTTTTATATTTCATCGCCAAAAATAAACAGGCCGAATTGCCGATTCATGACTTTATCGAAGTCGGGATGACCAAATTCTCGGAAGAAGCACTCGAGGATTGGTTAAAGGAATCCGGTATTTCCATTTCGTTCAAAAACTGCCGTAAAAAGTCGTTGTATGAAGCAGTGGAGATTATCATTTCGACCTTCATCAAGGAGAAAAGTACGGTCTCTTATGTGCAGTATTTCATGGATCTGGTTTTGGAACGCGATGTGCGTACTCAGGCCGGAGTTTCGGATTTTCTGGAGTATTGGGAAAACAACGGAGTCAAGTTCAGTATTCCTTCACCTGAAGGGAATGATGCGGTTAGGATTATGACCATCCACAAATCGAAAGGACTGGAATTTCCGGTTGTAATTTTTCCGTTTGCCGAAGAAGATTACGCCCGTTCACCACGAAATAAAATGTGGCTGGAATTGGAAGACGAAACGCTGAATATTCCGAAAGCTTTAGTGGATACCAAAAAAGAAGTAGCCGAATATGGTGAAAACGCCGCTCAGGTATATGAAGAGAAAAGTCAGGAAGAGCTTTTAGATAACATCAATGTGCTGTATGTGGCTTTGACAAGGGCCGAAGAACAATTGTACATTATTTCGAATAAAAACCTGACCAGTAAAGGCGAACTTACGAATAATATGTCGTCGTATTTTATCAAATACCTTGATTTTAAAGGGGTGTACGATGATAGTAAAATGGAATTTGAATTTGGTGACAGCAATAGGTTGTCGGCAGTCAGAGACGAAAAGGAAAAGCAGCCTGTGATTGAAATCGTCAATGAGGTTTTTAATCCGAAAAAAATTAAAATTGCACAAAGGGAAGCCTTGATGTGGGGAACGGATAGGATGAAAGCGATCGAATTCGGAACAGTGGTTCATGAAATTTTATCGTTTGTAAGAACCAAAGACGATGTGGAGCTGTCCTTGATGAAGGCAGTCGAAAACGGATTAATCACAGAAAGCCAAAAACCGGAAGTACGGGAAATGGTTAGTCAGATCGTTAATCATCCGGAATTGCAACTGTTTTTTGAAGCCGATAAAAAAGTATACAATGAACAGAATATTATCAAGAAAGGAACGGCTACAATCAAACCGGACCGTGTTTCTGTAAAAGGCGATAAGGCCTATTTACTGGATTATAAAACGGGAACCCATCAGAAAAAATATGAACTCCAATTAGCTGAATACGAAAGTGCTTTGCAGGAGATGGGTTTTTCTATTGAGAAAAAAACGTTGGTGTACATAGGGGAAAAATTAGAAGTAGTACATTTGTAA